A DNA window from Chitinibacter fontanus contains the following coding sequences:
- a CDS encoding NF038129 family PEP-CTERM protein, which produces MKFWKKTTLALALLCATAMAHATAYRVEVDTQSVEQHSGFVYFSLGSLLGSPNIAATISQLRGWQVLGAVDQQDGAVAGGLTSQLTLSNQNNSASSYLAQSVIFGKKLSFVVDFSGDWAGQPSADGTSFSAQLLDKNYDTVLGNASGSIFQIDSAANTPLRFQAAGNVQVAPVPEPETYALLGLGLVALVLRRKRH; this is translated from the coding sequence ATGAAGTTCTGGAAAAAAACAACGCTAGCATTGGCGCTGCTCTGTGCCACAGCCATGGCACACGCAACGGCATATCGGGTGGAAGTGGATACCCAAAGTGTGGAGCAGCACAGTGGTTTTGTGTATTTCAGTTTAGGCAGTTTGCTCGGCTCGCCCAATATTGCAGCAACCATTAGCCAATTGCGCGGCTGGCAAGTGCTTGGTGCGGTTGATCAGCAAGATGGTGCGGTGGCGGGTGGGCTCACATCCCAACTGACACTGAGCAACCAAAATAATAGTGCCAGCAGCTATCTGGCCCAATCAGTGATTTTTGGCAAAAAATTGAGTTTCGTGGTTGATTTTAGCGGTGACTGGGCTGGCCAGCCTAGTGCAGATGGCACTAGTTTTTCAGCCCAATTATTAGATAAAAATTACGATACCGTACTGGGGAATGCGTCAGGAAGTATTTTCCAGATTGACTCCGCGGCCAATACCCCTTTGCGGTTTCAGGCAGCAGGTAATGTGCAAGTCGCCCCAGTACCTGAGCCGGAAACTTATGCCTTACTAGGCCTAGGTTTGGTTGCTTTGGTGCTGCGTCGTAAACGTCACTAA
- a CDS encoding ProQ/FINO family protein, protein MNTPEKKPTSTPTTFGMLKDLQKQFAVFRDCLPLAIGIDKQVIAQLPEVNRRILRSALAMHTRSVRYLKVMQNATERVNLDGSKADAVTEEQRTFAATSLHEHFKKAANERKAQQAAEAAAEAERQRAEKLNQLAQKFSRN, encoded by the coding sequence ATGAACACCCCTGAAAAAAAACCGACTTCCACACCTACCACTTTTGGCATGTTGAAGGATTTGCAAAAGCAATTTGCGGTATTTCGTGACTGTCTGCCTCTCGCCATCGGGATTGATAAACAGGTCATTGCCCAATTACCGGAAGTAAACCGTCGCATTTTGCGCAGCGCGTTGGCAATGCATACGCGCTCAGTGCGTTATTTGAAAGTAATGCAAAACGCCACCGAACGCGTCAATCTGGACGGCAGTAAAGCCGACGCAGTGACCGAAGAGCAGCGCACCTTTGCGGCGACCAGCTTGCACGAGCACTTCAAGAAAGCCGCTAATGAGCGTAAAGCCCAGCAAGCCGCTGAAGCAGCTGCCGAAGCTGAACGCCAGCGCGCAGAAAAACTCAATCAGCTTGCACAAAAATTCTCGCGTAATTAA
- a CDS encoding SRPBCC family protein, producing the protein MRLLALIGCLLLGPIWAQELPNFPPISVQATERDGHVLLSAQFSAPVSQAQAFSVLTDFDHMAEFMPNMSSSKVISRVAQRLMVRQQGALSLGLFTLALDSEREIEVHQMDEIIARSLNASQGPFSSKMLLQGQEKETLMSYQADWQPKSAFLAGLGKSYLQEQVVQQFTAMQKEMIRRSKIRLASAPQGM; encoded by the coding sequence ATGCGACTACTCGCGTTGATAGGCTGTTTGCTGCTAGGCCCGATCTGGGCGCAGGAATTGCCAAACTTCCCCCCGATTAGCGTGCAGGCCACTGAGCGTGACGGTCATGTTTTACTCTCAGCACAATTTTCAGCGCCGGTTTCCCAAGCGCAGGCCTTTAGTGTCCTCACCGATTTTGATCATATGGCCGAATTCATGCCCAATATGAGTTCGAGTAAAGTGATTTCGCGTGTGGCGCAACGTTTAATGGTCCGCCAGCAAGGGGCTTTATCGCTGGGTTTGTTTACGCTGGCACTCGACTCTGAGCGTGAGATTGAAGTGCACCAGATGGACGAAATCATTGCCCGTTCGCTCAATGCCAGTCAAGGGCCGTTTAGTAGCAAGATGCTGCTACAGGGTCAGGAAAAAGAGACTTTGATGTCGTATCAGGCCGATTGGCAGCCGAAATCAGCTTTTTTGGCGGGCTTAGGCAAAAGTTATCTGCAAGAGCAAGTCGTGCAGCAATTTACCGCGATGCAAAAAGAAATGATCCGGCGCAGCAAAATCCGCTTAGCTTCTGCACCGCAAGGAATGTGA
- the rnk gene encoding nucleoside diphosphate kinase regulator, with protein sequence MEALPPITISTLDAARLEKLLARQSAHHVVNLAALENELARATVLAPEAMPADVVTMRSRVLFEILPAGRDFELTLCYPDEVDGRAEQVSILAPIGSAILGLSVGQEITWPAPGGAQLRVRIKAVSWQPERAGMFLM encoded by the coding sequence ATGGAAGCTTTACCGCCAATTACAATTTCAACACTCGATGCCGCGCGCTTGGAAAAACTGTTGGCGCGTCAGAGTGCGCATCACGTTGTTAATCTTGCCGCGCTGGAAAATGAGCTGGCCCGTGCTACGGTGCTAGCGCCTGAGGCAATGCCTGCTGATGTGGTCACGATGCGTTCACGGGTACTGTTTGAGATCTTGCCGGCGGGGCGTGATTTTGAGCTGACGCTGTGCTACCCGGACGAAGTGGATGGCCGCGCTGAGCAGGTGTCTATTTTGGCGCCGATTGGTTCGGCTATTTTAGGTTTGTCGGTCGGGCAGGAAATTACTTGGCCCGCGCCGGGCGGGGCGCAATTGCGGGTGCGCATTAAGGCCGTAAGTTGGCAGCCAGAGCGAGCGGGAATGTTCCTTATGTAA
- a CDS encoding SAM-dependent methyltransferase, translating into MPTLTPSQIWDWLQQQPSLTELAEAQPALWQQVRGELADVYARRDPAELKQLVTQASVRMAPDARFLSGERSGRAFELFVTEQLRKRMTELALRQYAFSTATGVKSGKVRFNLINGLLAQKLLFERDLVRKPVSMRAFRLIWPLLWQKQLLMPLVEKRGIWCFYSRELIVGLAALIGQRRVVEVGAGDGTLSRFLAQQGVDITPTDDYSWEKVVAYPAEVQRCDAIAAIQRFHPQVVICSWPPTNNHFERQIFRQRGVESYIVIGSRSRFLTGNWHDYEAQTHFNWQELPELSRLILPPELQAGVWVFNRKH; encoded by the coding sequence ATGCCGACGTTAACCCCCTCCCAAATTTGGGACTGGCTACAGCAGCAGCCTAGTCTGACTGAACTGGCAGAAGCGCAACCCGCATTATGGCAGCAGGTACGTGGCGAATTGGCGGATGTCTATGCGCGACGTGATCCGGCTGAGCTAAAGCAACTGGTTACACAGGCCAGTGTGCGGATGGCGCCTGATGCGCGTTTTTTAAGCGGCGAGCGTAGTGGACGAGCATTTGAACTATTTGTGACCGAGCAGTTGCGCAAGCGCATGACCGAGCTGGCCTTGCGCCAATATGCTTTTTCCACCGCCACTGGCGTGAAATCCGGCAAGGTGCGATTTAATTTAATCAATGGCTTGCTGGCACAAAAACTCCTCTTTGAACGTGATCTAGTACGCAAACCGGTTTCGATGCGAGCTTTTAGGCTGATCTGGCCTTTGCTATGGCAAAAGCAGCTGTTGATGCCCTTGGTGGAAAAGCGAGGAATTTGGTGTTTTTACAGCCGCGAGTTGATTGTGGGTTTGGCGGCCTTGATCGGTCAGCGCAGAGTAGTTGAGGTTGGGGCTGGCGATGGCACTTTAAGTCGCTTCTTGGCGCAGCAAGGCGTGGATATCACGCCCACTGACGACTATAGCTGGGAAAAAGTCGTGGCTTACCCCGCCGAGGTACAGCGATGTGATGCCATTGCCGCGATTCAGCGCTTTCACCCGCAGGTGGTAATTTGTAGTTGGCCGCCGACCAATAATCACTTTGAGCGACAAATTTTCCGGCAGCGTGGTGTCGAGAGCTATATCGTGATTGGCAGCCGTTCGCGTTTTCTAACGGGTAATTGGCATGATTATGAAGCCCAAACGCATTTCAACTGGCAAGAGCTGCCCGAATTGAGTCGCTTGATCTTGCCGCCTGAGTTACAGGCTGGTGTATGGGTATTTAATCGCAAGCATTGA
- the yiaY gene encoding L-threonine dehydrogenase, with product MTTTAFFIPSVNLMGAGCLADAAKTMQGYGYQKALIVTDAPLVKIGVVQRVTDLLNAQGIATVVFDAVQPNPTTGNVAAGLALLKANGCDCVISLGGGSPHDCAKGIALVAVNGGEIKDYEGLDKSAKPQLPLIAINTTAGTASEMTRFCIITDESRHVKMAIVDKHTTPILSVNDPELMLLKPAGLTAATGMDALTHAVEAYVSTAATPITDACALKAVEIISQSLRQAVKNGDDIVAREQMAYAQFLAGMAFNNASLGYVHAMAHQLGGFYDLPHGVCNAILLPHVQAYNKQVAAKRLGDIARAMGESTAGLSDSAAADVCLDAIRTLSADVGIPSGVAQLGAKEEDIPTLAANALKDACGLTNPKQPTLEEVCAIYRAAM from the coding sequence ATGACAACAACAGCTTTTTTTATTCCTAGTGTGAATTTGATGGGGGCCGGATGTTTGGCTGATGCAGCCAAAACGATGCAAGGTTATGGCTATCAAAAAGCCTTAATCGTTACCGATGCGCCCTTGGTAAAAATTGGTGTCGTGCAGCGCGTGACTGATTTATTAAATGCGCAAGGCATTGCCACCGTGGTGTTTGATGCGGTTCAGCCTAATCCAACCACCGGTAATGTGGCTGCGGGCTTGGCGCTGCTCAAAGCCAATGGCTGTGACTGTGTGATTTCGCTCGGTGGCGGCTCGCCACACGATTGCGCCAAAGGTATTGCTCTGGTGGCGGTGAATGGCGGCGAAATCAAAGATTACGAAGGCTTAGATAAATCGGCTAAACCGCAGTTGCCGCTGATCGCAATCAATACCACTGCCGGTACAGCCAGCGAAATGACGCGCTTTTGCATTATCACCGACGAATCTCGCCATGTAAAAATGGCCATCGTGGATAAACACACTACGCCGATTCTGTCAGTGAATGATCCTGAGCTGATGCTGCTCAAACCTGCTGGTTTGACCGCAGCAACCGGTATGGACGCACTCACGCATGCCGTAGAAGCCTATGTTTCCACTGCCGCTACGCCGATTACTGATGCGTGTGCATTGAAAGCCGTTGAAATCATCAGCCAATCGCTCCGCCAAGCGGTGAAAAATGGCGACGACATCGTGGCGCGTGAGCAAATGGCGTATGCACAATTCTTGGCGGGAATGGCGTTTAACAATGCTTCGCTCGGCTATGTGCACGCGATGGCACACCAACTGGGCGGCTTCTACGATTTGCCACACGGCGTGTGCAATGCGATCCTGTTGCCGCATGTGCAGGCCTACAATAAGCAAGTGGCCGCCAAACGTTTGGGCGATATCGCGCGCGCCATGGGTGAAAGCACCGCAGGTTTGAGCGATAGCGCGGCTGCGGATGTGTGTCTGGATGCGATTCGTACCTTGTCGGCGGATGTGGGTATTCCAAGTGGCGTAGCGCAATTGGGCGCGAAGGAAGAGGATATCCCAACGTTGGCTGCCAATGCTTTGAAAGACGCTTGCGGTTTGACCAACCCGAAGCAGCCTACGCTAGAGGAAGTATGCGCAATCTATCGCGCAGCCATGTAA
- a CDS encoding DUF2061 domain-containing protein has protein sequence MAKTITFALVHFSVAFSVAYLLTGSFGVASALALVEPMVNTVAYFFHEKIWDAYRQQDAALGNRSACASSWLDLLKAGHQHAGR, from the coding sequence ATGGCTAAAACGATCACATTTGCATTGGTTCACTTCTCTGTGGCGTTTTCGGTTGCCTATTTGCTGACCGGCAGTTTCGGGGTGGCCAGCGCCTTAGCGCTTGTTGAGCCCATGGTTAATACTGTTGCATATTTCTTTCACGAAAAAATCTGGGATGCCTATCGGCAGCAAGATGCGGCACTTGGCAATCGTTCGGCCTGTGCTTCGAGTTGGCTTGATCTGCTAAAGGCTGGGCATCAGCATGCAGGGAGGTGA
- the gloA gene encoding lactoylglutathione lyase: MRILHTMLRVGDLERSIAFYTEVLGMQLLRRKDFPEGRFTLAFVGYGAESEQAVLELTHNWDTPHYELGTGYGHIALETDDIFATCDAVRAKGGKVVREPGPMKHGTTVIAFVEDPDGYKIEFIQP, translated from the coding sequence ATGCGTATTTTGCATACGATGTTACGCGTGGGCGATTTGGAGCGTTCGATCGCGTTTTACACCGAAGTCTTAGGCATGCAGCTCTTGCGCCGCAAGGACTTTCCCGAGGGGCGTTTTACCTTGGCTTTTGTTGGGTATGGGGCCGAGTCGGAGCAGGCTGTGCTGGAGTTGACGCACAATTGGGATACCCCGCATTACGAATTGGGTACTGGTTACGGGCATATTGCATTGGAAACCGACGATATTTTTGCCACTTGCGATGCGGTGCGTGCCAAGGGTGGTAAGGTGGTGCGTGAGCCCGGCCCGATGAAGCATGGCACGACGGTGATTGCGTTTGTGGAAGATCCCGATGGTTATAAAATCGAGTTTATTCAGCCTTAA
- a CDS encoding sodium:proton antiporter — translation MLKRVLALSTLLPGMAMAAGLDGSTMSLNWIIPFAGLLLSIALFPIFAPHFWHDNFGKVAAFWGALFVVPFALHAGVVPTAEVIVHAMLEEYIPFILILFALYTVSGGILVWGNLHGSPKLNTGILALGTVLASIMGTTGAAMLLIRPILKANDNRLHNVHVVVFFIFLVANVGGGLTPLGDPPLFLGFLKGVDFLWTVEHMAGPVLLMSVLLLAMFYAIDSYYFKKEGVLPRDKTPDSALKIYGKRNFVLLAAIVGLVVMSGVWKPGIEWEVMGSHLGLQDIVRDVLLLVIGAISLKITPAQVRAGNDFNWGPILEVAKLFAGIFIAMAPAIAILQAGTSGAMAGLVKLVSYADGTPHDAMYFWLTGTLSAFLDNAPTYLVFFNLAHGDAAHMMGPMASTLLAISSGAVFMGAMSYIGNAPNFMVKAVAEDRGVKMPSFFGYMAWSLACLLPVCIVMTLVFFHY, via the coding sequence ATGTTAAAACGAGTATTAGCCTTATCAACCTTGCTGCCGGGCATGGCCATGGCAGCGGGTTTGGATGGCAGCACGATGTCGCTTAATTGGATTATTCCGTTTGCGGGTTTATTGCTGTCGATCGCCCTGTTTCCGATTTTTGCGCCTCATTTTTGGCATGATAATTTTGGAAAGGTTGCCGCATTTTGGGGAGCATTGTTCGTGGTGCCGTTCGCGCTGCATGCAGGAGTAGTGCCAACAGCGGAAGTGATTGTGCATGCGATGCTGGAAGAATATATCCCGTTTATCCTGATCTTGTTTGCGCTCTATACCGTTTCAGGTGGCATCTTGGTATGGGGTAATCTGCATGGTTCACCCAAGCTCAATACCGGTATTTTGGCGCTGGGCACGGTGCTTGCCTCGATTATGGGCACCACGGGTGCGGCGATGTTGTTGATTCGTCCAATTTTGAAAGCGAACGACAATCGCTTGCACAATGTGCATGTGGTGGTGTTTTTTATTTTCTTGGTCGCTAACGTTGGCGGCGGTTTGACCCCGCTGGGTGATCCGCCTTTATTTCTCGGCTTTCTGAAAGGGGTGGATTTTCTGTGGACGGTTGAGCACATGGCTGGCCCCGTGCTGCTGATGAGTGTCTTGCTATTGGCAATGTTCTACGCGATTGATAGTTACTACTTCAAGAAAGAGGGGGTGTTGCCCCGTGATAAAACCCCAGATAGCGCTTTGAAGATTTATGGTAAACGCAATTTCGTTTTATTGGCCGCTATTGTTGGTTTGGTGGTGATGTCGGGTGTTTGGAAGCCCGGTATCGAGTGGGAAGTGATGGGCTCACACCTTGGCTTGCAAGATATCGTTCGTGATGTGCTGTTGTTAGTGATCGGTGCAATTTCTCTCAAAATAACGCCAGCTCAAGTGCGTGCGGGCAATGATTTTAACTGGGGGCCTATCCTTGAAGTTGCCAAGCTATTTGCAGGTATCTTTATTGCGATGGCGCCAGCAATTGCAATTTTGCAAGCGGGCACTTCGGGGGCAATGGCAGGGCTGGTGAAATTGGTGAGCTACGCAGATGGTACACCGCATGATGCGATGTACTTCTGGTTGACGGGTACTTTATCGGCCTTTCTTGATAATGCACCGACTTATCTGGTGTTCTTTAATCTGGCGCATGGTGATGCGGCGCATATGATGGGGCCAATGGCATCCACATTATTGGCCATTTCATCTGGTGCCGTATTTATGGGGGCGATGAGTTACATTGGTAACGCGCCCAACTTCATGGTTAAGGCGGTTGCAGAAGACCGTGGAGTCAAAATGCCAAGTTTCTTTGGCTATATGGCCTGGTCGCTGGCTTGCCTATTGCCTGTGTGTATTGTGATGACGCTGGTGTTTTTCCATTATTGA
- a CDS encoding phosphoketolase family protein, with translation MRGVTVAQPLSPSVLDRMHRYFQAANYLSVGQIYLLDNPMLKLPLKREHIKPRLLGHWGTTPGLNFIFAHANRIITEREVNMIYITGPGHGGPGFVANTWIEGSYEEFFPSIDRTEAGMQRLFKQFSFPRGIPSHVAPETPGSMHEGGELGYSVSHAYGAALDNPDQVVIAVVGDGEAETGPLAASWHSTKYIHPINDGFVLPILHLNGYKIANPTLLARMNKDEVTALFTGYGYEPIFVELTNETFNDKPETFEKIHQDMAAAMDLCMDKFAAIRAAAIAEKDAGKPITRPRWPMIVMRTPKGWTGPKEIKGKKVEDYWRSHQVPFSDIDGENVINLENWMRSYNVDTLFNADGSVKEDIVSLAPKGQKRIGSNPVVHGQVSKDLKMPDFRNYEVKFAKPGTENAEMTRVMGNFLADVMKENEAEKNFRIFGPDETASNRWNATIEYSGKTWLANHFEVDGVNKNDNLQQDGRVMEILSEHTCQGWLEAYNLTGRHGFFSCYEAFIHVIDSMFNQHAKWLKTTRHINWRKPIPSLNYLLTSHVWRQDHNGFSHQDPGFIDHVVNKKAEVIRVYLPADANTLLSVTDHVLRSRHYVNVVVAGKQPALQYLTMDQAIKHATKGLGIWDWASNDQDGEPDVVMACAGEIPTMEALAATDMLRQHFPDLKIRFVNVCDLMTLQPEEEHPHGLSDREFDAIFTTDKPVMFAFHGYPWLIHRLTYRRNGHANIHARGYIEEGSTSTPFDMVVVNQLDRFNLAIDVIDRVPKLQKIGAHVRQKLTDKLVEHAQYIAKYGDDMPEVKDWKWPY, from the coding sequence ATAAGAGGTGTTACCGTGGCTCAACCGTTATCTCCAAGCGTATTAGATAGAATGCACCGCTACTTCCAAGCGGCAAACTATTTGTCTGTTGGTCAAATTTACTTGCTCGACAACCCAATGCTGAAACTGCCGCTGAAACGCGAGCACATCAAGCCACGTTTGTTGGGCCACTGGGGTACTACACCTGGTTTGAACTTCATCTTCGCTCACGCAAACCGCATCATCACTGAGCGTGAAGTGAACATGATCTACATCACTGGCCCTGGCCATGGTGGTCCTGGTTTCGTTGCGAATACTTGGATTGAAGGTTCTTATGAAGAATTCTTCCCAAGCATCGACCGTACTGAAGCAGGTATGCAACGCCTGTTCAAACAATTCTCTTTCCCACGCGGCATCCCATCGCACGTAGCGCCTGAAACTCCAGGTTCTATGCACGAAGGTGGCGAGTTGGGTTACTCAGTATCACACGCTTACGGCGCGGCTTTGGACAATCCAGACCAAGTTGTTATCGCTGTAGTCGGTGACGGTGAAGCTGAAACTGGCCCATTGGCTGCTTCTTGGCACTCAACTAAATACATCCACCCGATCAATGACGGTTTTGTATTGCCAATCTTGCACCTGAACGGCTACAAAATTGCCAACCCAACCTTGTTGGCACGGATGAACAAAGATGAAGTAACTGCCTTGTTCACTGGTTACGGCTACGAGCCAATCTTCGTTGAATTGACCAACGAAACATTCAATGACAAGCCAGAAACATTCGAAAAAATCCACCAAGACATGGCTGCGGCAATGGACTTGTGTATGGACAAATTCGCTGCAATCCGCGCTGCTGCGATTGCTGAAAAAGACGCTGGCAAACCAATCACTCGCCCACGTTGGCCAATGATTGTAATGCGCACGCCAAAAGGCTGGACTGGCCCGAAAGAAATCAAAGGCAAAAAAGTAGAAGACTACTGGCGCAGCCACCAAGTGCCATTCTCTGATATCGATGGCGAGAATGTGATCAACTTGGAAAACTGGATGCGTTCATACAATGTAGACACATTGTTCAATGCTGATGGTTCTGTAAAAGAAGACATCGTGTCATTGGCACCAAAAGGCCAAAAACGTATCGGCTCTAACCCAGTTGTACACGGCCAAGTGTCGAAAGACCTGAAAATGCCAGACTTCCGTAACTACGAAGTTAAATTTGCAAAACCAGGTACTGAAAACGCTGAAATGACTCGCGTAATGGGTAATTTCCTTGCCGATGTCATGAAAGAAAACGAAGCAGAGAAAAACTTCCGTATCTTCGGCCCAGATGAAACTGCATCTAACCGTTGGAATGCTACGATTGAGTACTCTGGTAAAACTTGGTTGGCTAACCACTTCGAAGTGGATGGCGTGAACAAGAATGACAACCTGCAACAAGATGGCCGCGTAATGGAAATCTTGTCTGAGCATACTTGCCAAGGTTGGCTCGAAGCGTACAACTTGACTGGTCGTCACGGTTTCTTTAGCTGCTACGAAGCGTTCATCCACGTGATCGATTCAATGTTTAACCAGCACGCTAAATGGCTGAAAACAACTCGTCACATCAACTGGCGCAAACCGATTCCATCGTTGAACTACTTGTTGACTTCACACGTATGGCGTCAAGACCACAACGGCTTCTCTCACCAAGATCCAGGCTTTATCGATCACGTGGTGAACAAAAAAGCTGAAGTGATCCGTGTTTACTTGCCAGCTGATGCGAACACCTTGTTGTCTGTAACTGACCACGTATTGCGTTCACGTCACTATGTGAACGTGGTAGTAGCCGGTAAACAGCCAGCGCTGCAATACCTGACTATGGACCAAGCGATCAAACACGCAACTAAAGGTCTGGGTATCTGGGATTGGGCATCAAACGATCAAGACGGCGAGCCAGATGTAGTCATGGCGTGTGCGGGTGAAATCCCAACAATGGAAGCTTTGGCTGCAACTGATATGCTGCGTCAACACTTCCCAGATCTGAAAATCCGCTTCGTTAACGTTTGCGATTTGATGACTCTGCAACCTGAAGAAGAGCACCCACACGGCTTGTCAGACCGCGAATTCGACGCGATCTTCACAACTGACAAACCTGTGATGTTTGCCTTCCACGGCTACCCATGGTTGATCCACCGTCTGACTTACCGTCGTAACGGCCACGCTAACATCCATGCTCGTGGTTACATCGAAGAAGGTTCTACTTCGACTCCGTTCGACATGGTTGTGGTTAACCAGCTTGACCGCTTCAACTTGGCAATCGACGTGATCGATCGTGTACCTAAACTGCAAAAAATCGGTGCACATGTTCGTCAGAAACTGACTGACAAACTGGTTGAACACGCGCAGTACATCGCTAAATACGGCGATGACATGCCAGAAGTTAAAGATTGGAAATGGCCATACTAA
- a CDS encoding inositol monophosphatase family protein, with product MKKVPSPSLQALINIAREVAASEVMPRYQKVVAELKHDGSLFTEADLAAQTALQRLLPQLVDCPVLGEEMSQAEQEALWHDHPDGLWIVDPIDGTSNFAHGLPYFAVSIALYRNHRPVLGVVYLPVLDECFAAEAGCGAWLNSETLPLLKDDKQLKHAMASIETKWLSGHLATRVVTVNPYHSHRNFGASTIDWCWLAAGRTDVMLHGAQKLWDYAAGVLILLESGGQVGALFHDNYWDENPWHRSAVAARTPSLFTSWSDWVRKNK from the coding sequence GTGAAGAAAGTGCCTAGCCCGTCATTGCAAGCCCTGATCAATATTGCCCGCGAAGTCGCTGCGAGCGAGGTGATGCCACGCTATCAAAAAGTAGTGGCTGAGCTTAAACACGACGGCAGCCTGTTTACGGAAGCGGATTTAGCGGCACAAACTGCCTTGCAACGTCTGCTTCCCCAGTTGGTTGATTGCCCAGTGTTGGGCGAGGAGATGAGTCAGGCTGAGCAAGAAGCACTATGGCATGATCACCCTGATGGGCTGTGGATTGTTGACCCGATTGATGGCACCAGCAATTTTGCGCATGGCCTGCCGTATTTTGCCGTTTCGATTGCGCTGTACCGTAATCATCGCCCGGTGCTCGGCGTGGTGTATCTGCCGGTGCTCGATGAATGCTTTGCCGCCGAGGCGGGTTGTGGCGCATGGCTCAATAGCGAAACATTGCCACTACTCAAAGATGATAAGCAGCTTAAACACGCAATGGCCTCAATCGAAACCAAGTGGCTCTCTGGCCATTTGGCAACCCGCGTCGTGACAGTGAACCCGTATCACAGCCATCGCAACTTTGGTGCTTCCACCATTGATTGGTGCTGGCTGGCCGCAGGCCGCACCGATGTGATGCTACACGGCGCACAAAAGCTCTGGGATTACGCCGCAGGCGTGCTGATTTTGCTCGAATCGGGCGGGCAGGTTGGGGCGCTATTTCACGACAATTACTGGGATGAAAACCCATGGCATCGCAGCGCCGTTGCTGCACGTACCCCGAGCCTATTTACCAGTTGGTCGGATTGGGTTAGGAAAAATAAGTAG
- a CDS encoding DsbA family protein — MQRRAFLSCLAALPLWARADDLAQLQQEAERRKQLYLAQLQDLAQAQPSAIFHQPLDIVLGPALAHRTVLVFSDFNCPYCRQLDPLLQQLAGDDVRFVMKWQTLMAETSGYAAHYALQVWRHRRSVYPDVHQQLMQAPLPLELQHIDAIARRTNTYHLLPKTAPLPSILQASVQLGQQLRIFATPTMLVGARMMGGMVDIETLQAAIGEWSLTP; from the coding sequence GTGCAACGACGCGCATTTTTAAGTTGTCTGGCGGCCTTGCCACTCTGGGCCCGCGCCGATGATCTGGCTCAATTGCAGCAAGAGGCTGAACGCCGTAAGCAGCTGTATTTAGCGCAGCTACAAGATTTGGCGCAGGCGCAGCCGAGCGCTATTTTTCACCAGCCACTGGATATTGTGCTGGGCCCTGCCTTAGCGCACCGGACGGTACTAGTCTTTAGCGACTTTAATTGTCCATATTGCCGGCAACTTGATCCGCTACTGCAACAACTCGCAGGTGATGACGTCCGTTTTGTGATGAAGTGGCAAACGCTGATGGCGGAAACCAGCGGCTATGCGGCACATTATGCGCTACAGGTTTGGCGGCATCGGCGCTCGGTGTATCCCGATGTGCATCAGCAATTAATGCAAGCGCCATTGCCGCTGGAGTTGCAGCATATTGATGCCATAGCGCGCCGCACCAATACCTATCATTTGCTACCGAAAACCGCCCCACTGCCCTCGATATTGCAAGCCAGTGTGCAATTAGGTCAGCAGCTACGCATTTTTGCGACGCCAACCATGCTGGTTGGTGCCCGAATGATGGGGGGAATGGTGGATATCGAAACTTTACAAGCGGCAATTGGGGAGTGGTCGCTAACGCCGTGA
- a CDS encoding zinc ribbon domain-containing protein YjdM, whose amino-acid sequence MSTLPPCPVCASTFVYEDGAMLICPECAHEWNPSDAAPEEAAKVWKDANGNVLQDGDSVTVIKDLKVKGSSLVVKVGTKVKNIRLIDGDHDIDCKIDGIGAMQLKTEFVKKA is encoded by the coding sequence ATGTCAACTTTGCCCCCCTGTCCAGTTTGCGCGTCAACTTTTGTCTACGAAGACGGCGCTATGTTGATCTGCCCCGAGTGCGCGCATGAATGGAATCCATCCGATGCAGCACCCGAAGAGGCCGCCAAAGTCTGGAAAGACGCCAACGGCAATGTGCTGCAAGACGGCGACTCGGTGACGGTGATTAAAGACCTGAAAGTCAAAGGCTCATCCTTGGTGGTGAAAGTCGGCACCAAAGTCAAAAACATCCGCCTGATCGACGGCGATCACGACATCGACTGCAAAATCGACGGTATCGGCGCGATGCAGTTGAAAACTGAGTTTGTGAAGAAGGCCTGA